From a single Halogeometricum sp. S3BR5-2 genomic region:
- a CDS encoding methyl-accepting chemotaxis protein, with protein MSKTAPRDERPTGSDALYAPPAGATEVERLRHERDFWRHQFDQLVDRFPEPAMVVDGRGDLTHWNDPMAELIGRSAADVVGEPSGEVIGTDGVEEILAETVVRTGQVIREDEVRSGTDADGAPWHVRAAGQPLTATDGAVVGAFEFVSRVTALVEQREEVERVGRRIEEEVEGSVEELLSTSRRVADRSREIDAAADEQADHLGAVQAEVESLSATVEEIASSAEEVSRRVQTAGDRAEASEDAAEEVLDLMREVAAASRAMSEDHEELRSWVDDIDSIVDVIDSIVGQINLLALNASIEAARADVEGNGFAVVADEIKRLADRSKTEVKDVETVVARVTENTTETTESVAETTDRVERAVDRVESLSDNQSEIRETVQVTSTSVDEIARATDEQAGSAEEVVSMLNATVDGVDVVADEVRALAGDNEELSTRVVNVRDAVRELGASIDS; from the coding sequence ATGAGCAAGACGGCACCGCGGGACGAGCGCCCGACCGGGTCCGACGCGCTGTACGCGCCGCCGGCCGGCGCGACGGAAGTCGAGCGACTCCGCCACGAGCGTGACTTCTGGCGACACCAGTTCGACCAACTCGTCGACCGCTTTCCCGAACCCGCCATGGTCGTCGACGGTCGCGGCGACCTCACCCACTGGAACGACCCGATGGCCGAACTCATCGGCCGGTCGGCGGCGGACGTCGTCGGCGAACCTTCCGGCGAGGTCATCGGCACCGACGGCGTCGAGGAGATTCTGGCCGAGACGGTCGTTCGGACCGGCCAAGTCATCCGCGAGGACGAGGTCCGCTCCGGCACCGACGCCGACGGCGCGCCGTGGCACGTCCGGGCCGCGGGCCAACCGCTGACCGCGACCGACGGCGCCGTCGTCGGCGCCTTCGAGTTCGTCAGCCGCGTGACGGCGCTGGTCGAACAGCGCGAGGAGGTCGAACGGGTCGGGCGGCGGATCGAAGAGGAGGTCGAAGGCAGCGTCGAGGAACTGCTCTCGACCTCTCGCCGCGTGGCCGACCGAAGCAGGGAGATAGACGCCGCGGCCGACGAGCAGGCCGACCACCTAGGGGCGGTTCAGGCCGAGGTCGAGTCGCTCAGCGCGACGGTCGAGGAGATAGCCTCCAGCGCCGAGGAGGTCAGCCGCCGGGTCCAGACCGCCGGCGACCGCGCCGAGGCGTCCGAGGACGCCGCCGAAGAGGTGTTGGACCTGATGCGCGAGGTGGCCGCGGCGAGTCGCGCGATGAGCGAGGACCACGAGGAACTCCGGTCGTGGGTGGACGACATCGACTCCATCGTCGACGTCATCGACTCCATCGTCGGTCAGATCAACCTGCTCGCGCTGAACGCCTCCATCGAGGCCGCCCGCGCCGACGTCGAGGGGAACGGCTTCGCCGTCGTCGCCGACGAGATAAAACGCCTCGCCGACCGGTCGAAGACGGAGGTCAAAGACGTGGAGACGGTCGTCGCCCGCGTCACGGAGAACACCACCGAGACGACGGAGAGCGTCGCGGAGACGACGGACCGCGTCGAACGGGCGGTCGACCGCGTCGAGTCGCTGAGCGACAACCAGAGCGAAATCAGAGAGACCGTCCAGGTGACTTCCACGAGCGTCGACGAGATAGCCCGAGCGACCGACGAGCAGGCCGGCAGCGCGGAAGAGGTGGTGAGCATGCTCAACGCGACGGTCGACGGCGTCGACGTCGTCGCCGACGAGGTGCGGGCGCTCGCCGGCGACAACGAGGAGCTTTCGACCCGAGTCGTGAACGTCCGGGACGCGGTGCGCGAACTCGGCGCGAGCATCGATAGTTGA
- a CDS encoding aldehyde dehydrogenase family protein yields MEYSGPTQLYVDGQWTDAASGETIRTVDPATETEYATVATADAEDVNRAVDAASRAAARGSEWREMDPGDRGAALRRMADAIEERKDEISLVESHDNGKTPFEAGIEVQMVIDTFRYFAGWTDKLTGEHNPVPGERLNYTTREPLGVTGHIVPWNYPFQLAGRSLAPALACGNTAVMKPSSETPLSALYYAVAAEEAGLPDGVVNVLPGSGSGAGATLAQHPDVAHIAFTGSTEIGKGVMADAAQNVTGVTLELGGKGPQLVFPDADLDAAAKGVHYGIFMNAGQMCWAGSRLLVHEDIADGVVERVVQGAESTPLGSGIDDDGRMGPMVSADQRETVLDYIETGKEEGATVACGGGVPEDKETGYFVEPTVLTDVTNDMAVAREEIFGPVLVVIEFSDEEEALEIANDSPYGLLSGIWTNDLSRAHRVADLLDYGMVSVNEYPVTFPQTPFGGTKESGHGREQGLEAVGEYTQTKNVNVKLE; encoded by the coding sequence ATGGAGTACAGCGGCCCCACACAGTTGTACGTAGACGGACAGTGGACTGACGCGGCGTCCGGCGAGACGATTCGAACGGTCGACCCGGCGACCGAGACGGAGTACGCCACCGTGGCGACGGCGGACGCCGAGGACGTCAACCGCGCCGTCGACGCCGCCTCACGCGCGGCGGCGCGGGGGAGCGAGTGGCGCGAGATGGACCCCGGCGACCGGGGGGCGGCCCTGCGGCGGATGGCCGACGCCATCGAGGAGCGCAAAGACGAGATATCGCTCGTCGAGTCCCACGACAACGGCAAGACGCCGTTCGAGGCGGGCATCGAGGTGCAGATGGTCATCGATACGTTCCGGTACTTCGCCGGATGGACCGACAAACTGACCGGCGAGCACAACCCCGTGCCCGGCGAGCGCCTGAACTACACCACGCGGGAACCGCTGGGCGTGACGGGACACATCGTCCCGTGGAACTACCCGTTCCAACTCGCCGGTCGCTCCCTCGCGCCGGCCCTCGCGTGCGGCAACACCGCCGTGATGAAGCCGTCGAGCGAGACGCCGCTGTCGGCGCTGTACTACGCGGTGGCCGCCGAAGAGGCCGGCCTCCCCGACGGCGTCGTGAACGTCCTCCCCGGGTCGGGGTCGGGCGCGGGCGCGACGCTCGCCCAGCACCCCGACGTAGCGCACATCGCCTTTACCGGAAGCACCGAGATAGGCAAGGGCGTCATGGCCGACGCGGCGCAGAACGTGACGGGCGTGACGCTCGAACTCGGCGGGAAGGGCCCGCAACTCGTCTTCCCCGACGCGGACCTCGACGCCGCCGCCAAGGGCGTCCACTACGGCATCTTCATGAACGCCGGGCAGATGTGCTGGGCCGGGTCGCGACTGCTCGTCCACGAGGATATCGCCGACGGGGTGGTCGAACGCGTCGTGCAGGGCGCGGAGTCGACGCCGCTCGGGTCCGGTATCGACGACGACGGCCGCATGGGTCCGATGGTCAGCGCGGACCAGCGAGAGACGGTGCTCGACTACATCGAGACGGGGAAGGAGGAGGGCGCCACGGTCGCCTGCGGCGGCGGCGTCCCCGAGGACAAGGAAACGGGCTACTTCGTCGAACCGACCGTCCTCACCGACGTGACGAACGATATGGCCGTCGCCCGCGAGGAGATATTCGGCCCCGTCCTCGTCGTCATCGAGTTCTCCGACGAGGAGGAAGCCCTGGAGATAGCCAACGACTCCCCGTACGGCCTGCTGTCGGGTATCTGGACGAACGACCTCTCGCGCGCCCACCGCGTCGCGGACCTACTCGACTACGGGATGGTCAGCGTCAACGAGTACCCCGTGACGTTCCCGCAGACGCCGTTCGGCGGAACGAAGGAGAGCGGCCACGGCCGCGAGCAGGGCCTCGAAGCCGTCGGCGAGTACACGCAGACGAAGAACGTCAACGTCAAACTCGAATAG
- a CDS encoding enoyl-CoA hydratase/isomerase family protein, producing MRIEDTDGVRRLTFDQPEVKNALTADAARELAAAVEELEPETHDAAVLTGAGDAFCAGGDIEAMAERDETAHEAYERVRETLGRVAEALLTAPVPVVARVNGDATGAGLSLVAACDFAYAAEDARFAASFVNVGLVPDLGGTVTLSRLVGLRAAKELAFTGKLISADEAAELGLLNGVVPADELDAAVGETVETLAKRPTESIGLAKEVIHANLGRPWRDGLEREAQAQTLAYDTDAHEEGVNAFLENRRPEFE from the coding sequence ATGCGAATCGAAGACACGGACGGCGTGCGCCGTCTCACGTTCGACCAGCCGGAGGTAAAGAACGCGCTCACCGCGGATGCCGCCCGCGAACTCGCCGCGGCCGTCGAGGAACTGGAACCGGAGACGCACGACGCGGCGGTTCTGACGGGGGCCGGCGACGCGTTCTGCGCCGGCGGCGACATCGAAGCGATGGCCGAGCGCGACGAGACGGCCCACGAGGCCTACGAGCGCGTCCGGGAGACGCTGGGGCGCGTGGCCGAAGCCCTCCTCACCGCGCCGGTGCCCGTCGTCGCGCGCGTGAACGGCGACGCCACCGGCGCGGGACTGTCGCTCGTCGCCGCCTGCGACTTCGCCTACGCGGCCGAAGACGCCCGGTTCGCCGCCTCCTTCGTCAACGTCGGCCTCGTGCCGGATTTGGGAGGAACGGTGACGCTCTCCCGACTCGTCGGCCTCCGCGCGGCGAAGGAACTCGCTTTTACGGGAAAACTGATATCGGCCGACGAAGCCGCGGAACTCGGTCTGCTCAACGGCGTCGTCCCCGCCGACGAACTCGACGCCGCCGTCGGCGAGACGGTCGAAACGCTCGCGAAGCGCCCGACCGAGAGCATCGGGTTGGCGAAGGAGGTCATCCACGCGAACCTCGGCCGGCCGTGGCGCGACGGCCTCGAACGCGAGGCGCAGGCGCAGACGCTCGCCTACGACACCGACGCGCACGAGGAGGGGGTGAACGCCTTCTTGGAGAACCGACGGCCCGAGTTCGAGTGA
- a CDS encoding enoyl-CoA hydratase/isomerase family protein, which yields MTAPHADDCEFVRASVDGHVVTVTIDRPDARNALNAQVRTELKRVVERIADSDARVVVLTGSDEAKAFVAGADVSELRERDTFEQREASRRPRVYEAVADLPQPVVARLNGHALGGGCELALACDIRIAHERAKLGQPEINLGLIPGGGGTQRLPRLVGEGQAMRLILTGELVDAHEAADIGLVDVVCSDEEFDGRVNELAASIADKSPLALELGKEAVKASSRLGMDEGLDYEANLFVQLFASEDKDEGIDAFFEDRDPEWRGR from the coding sequence ATGACGGCGCCGCACGCCGACGACTGCGAGTTCGTCCGCGCCTCAGTCGACGGTCACGTCGTCACCGTCACCATCGACAGACCCGACGCGCGGAACGCGCTGAACGCGCAGGTCCGCACAGAACTGAAGCGAGTGGTCGAGCGCATCGCCGATAGCGACGCCCGCGTCGTCGTCCTCACCGGGTCCGACGAGGCGAAGGCGTTCGTCGCCGGCGCGGACGTCTCCGAACTCCGAGAGCGCGACACGTTCGAACAGCGCGAAGCGAGCCGTCGCCCCCGCGTGTACGAGGCCGTCGCGGACCTCCCCCAACCGGTCGTCGCCCGCCTCAACGGGCACGCCCTCGGCGGCGGGTGCGAACTCGCCCTCGCCTGTGACATCCGAATCGCCCACGAGCGTGCGAAACTCGGTCAGCCCGAGATAAACCTGGGGCTCATCCCCGGTGGCGGCGGCACCCAACGACTGCCGCGCCTCGTCGGCGAGGGGCAGGCGATGCGCCTGATTCTGACCGGCGAACTCGTCGACGCCCACGAGGCGGCCGACATCGGCCTCGTCGACGTCGTCTGTTCGGACGAGGAGTTCGACGGGCGCGTGAACGAACTCGCCGCTTCCATCGCCGACAAATCGCCGCTCGCGCTCGAACTCGGGAAGGAGGCTGTCAAGGCGAGCAGTCGCCTCGGCATGGACGAGGGCCTCGACTACGAGGCGAACCTGTTCGTCCAACTGTTCGCCTCCGAGGACAAAGACGAGGGCATCGACGCGTTCTTCGAGGACCGCGACCCCGAGTGGCGCGGGCGGTAG
- a CDS encoding 3-hydroxyacyl-CoA dehydrogenase family protein → MNVCVLGAGTMGHGIAQVTATAGHDVRLRDVEREFVDDGLDAIRSNLDGGVEREKLTAEEADAAFDRIEGYTDLGEAVSGAALVIEAVPEDMDIKQETFEDVEAHVSEETVIASNTSSLSVTEVASVLSDPSRAVGLHFFNPVHIMGLVEIVVAEQTDETTSEFAREFVADIDKTAVEVTDSPGFASSRLGVALGCEAMRMVETGVASVEDIDAAMELGYRHPMGPLELTDVVGLDVRLDILEYLREELGERFRPPQVLKRKVRAGNLGKKSGEGFYVWEDGEAVRPADGEGGEP, encoded by the coding sequence ATGAACGTGTGCGTACTCGGTGCCGGGACCATGGGTCACGGCATCGCGCAGGTGACGGCGACGGCGGGACACGACGTGCGCCTTCGGGACGTCGAACGGGAGTTCGTCGACGACGGACTCGACGCGATCCGCTCGAACCTCGACGGCGGCGTCGAACGGGAGAAACTGACGGCCGAGGAGGCCGACGCGGCGTTCGACCGCATCGAGGGCTACACCGACCTCGGCGAGGCGGTGTCGGGCGCGGCCCTCGTGATAGAGGCCGTCCCCGAGGATATGGACATCAAACAGGAGACGTTCGAGGACGTAGAGGCGCACGTCTCGGAGGAGACGGTCATCGCCTCGAACACGTCGTCGCTGTCGGTCACGGAGGTGGCGAGCGTTCTCTCGGACCCCTCGCGGGCGGTCGGACTGCACTTCTTCAACCCGGTCCACATCATGGGGCTCGTGGAGATAGTCGTCGCCGAACAGACCGACGAGACGACGAGCGAGTTCGCCCGCGAGTTCGTCGCCGACATCGACAAGACGGCCGTCGAGGTGACAGATTCGCCCGGGTTCGCCTCCTCCCGACTGGGCGTCGCGCTCGGATGCGAGGCGATGCGGATGGTCGAGACGGGCGTGGCGTCGGTCGAAGACATCGACGCGGCGATGGAACTCGGCTACCGGCATCCGATGGGGCCGCTCGAACTGACGGACGTGGTCGGACTCGACGTCCGCCTCGACATCCTGGAGTATCTCCGCGAGGAACTCGGAGAGCGGTTCCGCCCGCCGCAGGTGCTCAAGCGGAAGGTGCGCGCGGGCAACCTCGGGAAGAAGAGCGGCGAGGGGTTCTACGTGTGGGAGGACGGCGAGGCGGTCCGGCCCGCCGACGGCGAGGGAGGCGAGCCATGA
- a CDS encoding zinc ribbon domain-containing protein: MSDRGIAAAGVYVPRGRVSADEVAEAWGTFDGRGIESTAVPAGDEDAVTMAVAAARRALDDAGADPASVDAVALATTTPPLAEEELVPRLVRALGLPRETRAWHHGQSAAAGADALETALNAEGTVLAVAADAPSGDLAGDDHALGAGAAAFLVADDAPVSFDGVAAATDESPGVRFREADSDEVTSLDVTGYERAAVRETTRSAISGLDLAADDIGAASLHQPNGSMPYRIAGEGVVSNEAVAEGIVVDRIGDAGAATVPIGLVAALESDTDGPVLAAFFGSGGSAVAFAFSGRLDGDEAAAVDGGEAVSYVASLRKRGRVVDGDVAGGGANVSLPTWRRTLDSRYALTAGRCPACGALSFPGEGACDDCFERVDFERAPLSSEGTVAARTVIGQGGAPPEFVELQEREGAYGAVLVRVDAADGDGSALMPAQLTDCDPESVAVGDAVRRTVRRIYVQEGVPRYGAKFAPVE, translated from the coding sequence GTGAGCGACCGCGGCATCGCGGCGGCGGGCGTCTACGTCCCGCGCGGCCGCGTGAGCGCCGACGAGGTGGCCGAGGCGTGGGGGACGTTCGACGGCCGGGGAATCGAGTCGACGGCCGTCCCGGCGGGCGACGAGGACGCGGTGACGATGGCCGTCGCCGCCGCGCGGCGCGCTCTCGACGACGCCGGCGCGGACCCCGCGTCCGTCGACGCCGTCGCCCTCGCCACGACCACGCCGCCGCTGGCCGAGGAGGAACTCGTCCCCCGACTCGTCCGCGCGCTCGGACTTCCCCGAGAGACGCGCGCGTGGCACCACGGCCAGAGCGCCGCCGCCGGCGCGGACGCCCTGGAGACGGCGCTGAACGCCGAGGGAACCGTCCTGGCCGTCGCCGCGGACGCGCCCAGCGGCGACCTCGCGGGCGACGACCACGCTCTCGGCGCGGGCGCCGCGGCGTTCCTCGTCGCCGACGACGCTCCGGTCTCGTTCGACGGCGTCGCCGCGGCGACGGACGAGTCGCCGGGCGTCCGCTTCCGCGAGGCCGACAGCGACGAGGTGACGTCGCTCGACGTCACGGGCTACGAGCGGGCGGCCGTGCGGGAGACGACGCGGAGCGCCATCTCGGGGCTCGACCTCGCCGCCGACGACATCGGGGCCGCGTCGCTCCACCAGCCGAACGGGTCGATGCCGTACCGCATCGCCGGCGAGGGCGTCGTCTCGAACGAGGCCGTCGCCGAGGGCATCGTGGTCGACCGCATCGGCGACGCCGGGGCGGCGACGGTCCCGATAGGCCTGGTCGCCGCCTTGGAGTCCGACACCGACGGGCCCGTCCTCGCAGCGTTCTTCGGAAGCGGCGGGAGCGCCGTCGCGTTCGCCTTCTCCGGGCGACTCGACGGCGACGAGGCTGCGGCGGTCGACGGCGGCGAGGCGGTGAGCTACGTCGCCTCGCTCAGAAAGCGGGGCCGCGTCGTCGACGGCGACGTGGCGGGCGGCGGCGCGAACGTCTCGCTGCCGACGTGGCGGCGGACGCTCGACAGTAGATACGCGCTGACGGCGGGTCGGTGCCCGGCGTGCGGCGCGCTGTCGTTCCCCGGCGAGGGGGCGTGCGACGACTGCTTCGAGCGGGTCGACTTCGAGCGGGCGCCGCTCTCTTCCGAAGGGACCGTCGCGGCGCGGACCGTCATCGGGCAGGGCGGCGCGCCGCCGGAGTTCGTCGAACTCCAAGAGCGCGAGGGGGCGTACGGCGCCGTCCTCGTCCGCGTCGACGCCGCCGACGGGGACGGGTCGGCGCTCATGCCGGCGCAGTTGACCGACTGCGACCCGGAGTCGGTCGCCGTGGGCGACGCGGTCCGGCGGACGGTCCGGCGCATCTACGTGCAGGAGGGCGTCCCGCGGTACGGCGCGAAGTTCGCGCCGGTCGAGTAA